In Paenibacillus guangzhouensis, a single window of DNA contains:
- a CDS encoding alpha/beta fold hydrolase encodes MTKPHIYWIHGYGTSSAVWQEMIPDLPEFTHSFVSYQSCHTVEDFRNTVRKDIQNLLESATPADLHIIGWSMGGMLGIEALAHDDLNCSIRRLGSLTLIASSLQFVTTNRDQGWPRRIVERMRKKMIEEPEATVSAFQASLHTDEERAQLRDEYVISHDFNEAGLVAGLQYLLDTNLHEAWMKLIQQQMNIYWIHGMLDEVCPVDAAPTHSLADRIAYIPDAGHMPFHHQRHLFLTILRRRLGYGTNVTSG; translated from the coding sequence ATGACGAAGCCGCATATATATTGGATTCATGGTTATGGCACCTCATCGGCCGTGTGGCAGGAGATGATACCGGATCTGCCGGAATTCACTCATTCTTTTGTTAGTTATCAGTCTTGTCATACGGTAGAAGATTTTCGGAACACGGTGAGGAAAGATATTCAGAACCTGCTTGAATCCGCGACACCAGCAGATCTGCACATCATCGGCTGGTCGATGGGGGGCATGCTCGGGATTGAAGCGTTAGCGCATGATGATCTAAATTGCTCAATCAGGCGGCTGGGGTCGTTAACCCTTATTGCCTCATCGCTTCAATTCGTCACTACGAACCGAGATCAAGGGTGGCCAAGACGCATCGTCGAGCGGATGCGCAAGAAGATGATAGAAGAGCCTGAGGCAACTGTATCAGCGTTCCAAGCATCGCTGCATACGGATGAAGAGCGTGCGCAGCTTCGTGACGAATATGTTATATCGCACGATTTTAACGAGGCTGGGTTAGTTGCAGGGCTGCAATATTTGCTCGATACGAATTTGCATGAAGCTTGGATGAAGTTAATACAGCAGCAGATGAATATTTATTGGATCCATGGCATGTTAGATGAAGTATGTCCGGTTGATGCTGCGCCAACGCATTCTCTAGCAGATCGGATTGCATATATACCTGATGCGGGCCATATGCCTTTTCATCATCAACGACATTTATTTTTAACGATATTAAGGAGAAGACTGGGCTATGGGACGAACGTTACTAGTGGATAA